TAGTGTGCAATTGTTTGTATTGGTGATAAATAGGTACAATTGATTTGTTTgaagtttttgtttgatttcatttaaaaaatgttatgatgatcaatttttttttcatttatgatATACAGTGGGTCTTTTTTATAGGACTCATTAAAGCAAGTGACAATTAACAACAATATGAATACTGAAGtttcagatgtgggaggaaagcCCAAAATACATGTAGGGCAAACCCATGCCCTCAAAATCATGACAACTCACAGCCCTGAAATTGACACTCTCCagaggttaaagacactggacaccttaggtaattgtcaaagaccagtcttctcacttggtgtatctcaacatatgcacaaaataacaaaactgagaaatttgaactcaattggtcgtccaagttgcgagacaataatggaagaaaagacaCTCTTGTctcaagaagttgtgtgctttcagattcttgatttcgggacctaaaaatccaattctgaggtctcaaaatcaaattcaaatattttagtggaaataacttctttctcgaaaactacgttacttcagagggagccgtttctcacagtgtttcatactatcaccagctctccattgtttgttaccaaataagtttttatgctaacaattattttgagtaaattaccaatagtgtccagtgcctttaataatgacATAATTATTTCCAAAATCTTTGCCCACATGTAGTAATGCACAGAATGGAGCAGGTGGTGAAACAAACAACATCTTTTGAGATCTCTTGAGATCTTAAGAACCAGGGCTGCTAATAACCATCTATTCAATCAATCCCATCCTATGTAGATTTTCAATGTAGATTTTCACAAGACTGCAATCTAATGGGGATTAGAGATTGCACGCACTTCTGTTACAATGGTAATTTAAAATCATTAATTCCAAACAAGTAATTCTCTCCAATTGAAATTTATGTGCTCAACTGTTACGAAACATGTGCTgcaaatgggagacttttggaagGTCTTTTCTCACAGGTCTTGCCAGTAGTGCACGTTctcatacctacatgtacactcagGGTGCGCATTCTCAGACCTACACGCACAATACTGAGCATGGGGGCTGCGCAAAAAAAAGGACCATCACATGTAAATGTCTGCTGTCGCCATGCAgggtctcaaaagtctcccatttcaaaaacaaaatctgctGTGCCGTTTACttaggcctgggcgaccagtgaaatttactaactTGTTTAgtcgcgactttgacactagtcggaCACTAGTCGGATTAATGGCGACTATTTGGGGCGCATTTGGTGTACATTATAGTAAAACTCACTCTGAaaagattgaaggattgtgtcactgatgggATGATTATGTTTTGTTAAGTTGtcatgaatagtcgtgagcgacacaattggttcaccaaacaggtagttgcgactatttttgtagtagttgcGACTATTTTGGTAGTACCCTTGACGGCACTATAAATCGCGTAGTTGAAAAACGGTTGGACACTagttgaactacatgtagtcaCCCAGGCTTAATCATAATCATGTTAAAGGATCAGCCAGGCATAAGTCAAAGCTACACAATACTTACTGAAGGCCTTCATTGGTTCAATCAAGGCAACGCTGAATTCCAGTCCAACCGGTAGCTCCTTAAATTCCTTCGCCACCTCGAAATGGCGCGCTCCGATCATACTCTTGTTGTTTATTGACTCGATGTGATCGCCGACTAGCACCGTACTAAGGCCCTCCATGACGCTGCCCTCCTTGATGCGCTTGATGAATGCGTACCCTGCGCCATTGTCAGTGATAGTCAGCCCGAGAGACGCTACTGATTTCATACATTGTATGGATTTAGGGACTCCCTTCACATGGGCGACGATGAGGTCCTCTAGACCAATCTGACCCCCGAGGAGTCTTTCCATGTCCACTTTGTGGGTGTTTAACGTACAAAACAAGATCTGTGGGAGGAAGGATAaatttgagtgtttttttttttaaactggcaTGATAAAAAGTTGGAAGGTCGAAAGCAACTTGGAGGAGAACTGTTGAAATGAATTGAAGAAAAATGGGTGGGAATCATGGACTTAATGCATGGAGCTATGCAAAAGATAAGAGGGAAATGGAAAAAGAGTGTGGAGGCTTTTAATGCCTACGTGCCACGGCACAAAGAGGCATTGTAAATGTAACCTTAAAGGTAAGAAAGTGTCTTACTAAGAAAAGAACAAGCTGAATCCACTTCAACTTGTTCAAACTTGACAGATGTCCACGTGCGGCAGGTTGTGCACTAATTGGCAATGTGAAGCCTTCTGGAATTAACACAAGGCCATGGCATGACCtctctggtcttggccttggtgcccaattttgtttttttaattaaaaaatttcCAAACTTGGAAgtgccaatttttaaaattaaaatgccAATTGAGGTTGCCCTCTCATTGATCAAATTGACGACTTGCATTGTTGTAGGGTGTTGCGGCCGAGCGGACTTAAGAGCACCGCAAGtactggtgtttctgttcagcagagttttGCTTTGAGTCTCGGTCGTGACATGAGTAGTGTCCCTGCGacatactcctagaactatttcggtttcgtacGGCTATCATCtcccgttacgggagacgatagccggacgaaaccgaaatagttctaggagtacctgCAACCCTGGCCTGAGCAAGACAATTAACTGTTAATAATTGTTTCTCTCCAgaaatgggtacctgtaagagcagagatggctcttgtgattgatttagcttagtagtATTAGTATAgttagcgcatatttgttgaaCAGGCTGTATCAGAGGGAAACTGTTGTGCTTATTCACTTCAGAGCAATTTCAAGGTCCGATACTTACATCAGTAGCAGGAATAACAAATGCTTTCGCAATCTCCTCATAAAGCTCCCGGACGTTCCCAAATCCCTCGATCCTAGCTGTGGGGCTTCCGTGCGCCAGCTGCGCATAGAACACCAACCGTCGCTGCGGTTGCTGCTGCTCTCCAGCTGGAGCTTGTCCGCCATTCGTTGTCTGTGGTTGTTGGGTCACGGAGGGGGGAGCGGGCGTAGGACCGGTTGGGTAAGACTTTGAATTGTTGACGTCATTTTCTGGCTGTTGCTCTTGCTCCGTCAGGCCCCCTTTCTGTTTCTTATCCTTCTTCTTTGGAAATAACGGCATGGTAGATTGGAATGTTGGACAGACTAAAACTGTATCCCTGTATGTCAGATCACACACTATGTACAGCAATACTGTTTAGAATTGAAAAGTCTTGCAATTTATAATGCAGCTATTGCAATGCAAGTTGTAATGTCAACACAAGACAAGAGTCAACAAATACTCAACAAATCCTTGTGGCAAATCCCTTCCTTCCTCACAAAACTCGGACGGTCTGTTGCATTTTTCGCTAAATTCATGAATATAGTACACTACTCTGGTAACAATTTGAACCTAACCAAAGACCGAGAATTTATCAGCAAACTGTCATATCAAGTTTTTTGAAAATCCAAAGGTTTCTCACTATATAAAAAGTATACACCGTACACGGCGATATCGTCGCCCTTCGATTCGAGCCCCGGTTCCGTGCTGGGGCAAAATTATCCAGGGTGTGGGTAGTTCCTGCCTGCGGCCAGTCTCTGATCCAATTGACAAGGCAAGCCGATGTATTTCCTGAGAAAACTCCACCAAAAGACTACGAATACCAAAGATTAATTAGTTAGACTCGAAATACAGTAGTTTACATTAGATCCGTTCCGCCCCCAAACATGCCAAAGTGCATGAACTACTTCCTGTCGAACTCTCAAGTACCATAATTTGTGTGTGTTGTCCGTCGATCACACGGGGAGCAAGATATTTTTTAGCCCATCGACCCCCGTGGTAAATTTCAGCTCAAGCTAATCTTGAGAGAGCAGGACTTCACTCTACATGGGAACGTTACATGTATTTTGAAAACGAGGATGTAGGTTTTATTATCGCAAGGTGGCGCTATTTCATATTCTACTCCAGTTCTACTTGCACCCCCACGAAAAATagaaggcactaaaaactaacctctacagcggttcggaacttttcgtgtgctctcggaacattccggcacggttcgcgacgatcccccacgcagcaggtttggggagttgttacataagagtggactaaccactaggacctggttgttatattttcatgtctaaaagatcagtactgcttcagacctctatattaaagtgtatttgtagcagcaggtttcgggagttgttacataagagtggactaaccactgggacatggtttatattttcatgtttaaacgatgcaagcactgcttcagacctctttattcaagtacattgatagcagcaggtttggggagttgttacataaacGTGGACTAACCACTAAGACCtggttgttataattattttcatgtcttaaagatcagtactgcttcagacttctatattaaagtacatttgtagcagcaggtttggggagctgttacataagagtggactaaccactgggacctggttgtttatatttttatgtttaaaagatgcaagcactgcttcagacctctttattcaagtacatttgtagcagcaggtttagggagttgttacataagagtggactaaccactaggacatggttgtttatattttcatgtttaaaagatgcaagcacttcttcagacctctttattcaagtacattgatagcagcaggtttggggagttgttacataagagtggactaaccactaggacctggttgttatattttcatgtctaaaagatcagtactgcttcagacaTGTTCAGACCTCTATATAAAAGTAcattgtagcagcaggtttggggagttgttacataagagtggactaaccactgggacctggttgtttatattttcatgtttaaaagatgcaagcactgcttcagacctctttattcaagtacatttgtagcagcaggttttgggagttgttacataagagtggactaaccactaggacctggttgttatattttcatgtctaaaagatcagtactgcttcagacctctatattaaagtacatttgtagcagcaggtttggggagttgttacataagagtggactaaccactgggacctggttgtttatattttcatgtttaaaagatgcaagcactgcttcagacctctttattcaagtacatttgtagcagcaggtttggggagttgttacataagagtggactaaccactagccTAAACGTGTTTATTCGGACGTATTCAAAAAATTAatgtgtggcggtttcaactttccgctgtgttcagtttccgactgaccaaatacggtagcattatgtcatgcgatgcctgcgcccAACAAGCGAAAgaagtccatttttagtgccgtattgagtcattcgttaccctccggtagctgtcatggcggcgtccacgagtcgagtacaactagcggcaaacgcgtggatcgtatgagttgtttttcatgcaagcagagtgtgaccctgcctaaagttgtacccatgaatacatgtaaagatggggcaagagattatgtgactacacataaaagaatcgtaatatacaatttggggtcaccgctgagagaactacagtactcgctagggtactcgcggcggtatctgacaggtcacccggaaaactgaacacgccggaaagctaaaaccgttcgaacaacgtgctgatatgtccgactacgtcacccggaaaactaaatacggcggaagactgaaaccgccacaccgtaCTGAGCCCcgaaaaactgaacacggcgcaAGACTGAACCGGTTCATACTCCCTGCCTTTTCACTGCGCACACACTACGTGCAGTGACCCATTTTTTTCAAGTCCGCAGTGCGTAATCGGGTTACGAAAAATCAAACGCAtttgtttcaaaattaaaattaggTCGTACACACTAATCGgatgatttcaagtctgagatcgcgGTCCCACCAAAAACGCCCCAATTACATGTAGCGATCAAGCGTCCGAACTCGCAACCTGCTAGAGGGCAATAATGTAATGGCTACGGGTAGACTACTAAAATTCACGttcacagacttggaaccaagtctagggGGTGGGGTGCGTGCGTATCGTCCTGACGGACTGCGTGTGCGGATTGGGTGTGCGCGACTGTACATCGTCCTTGCAGACTGTGTGTGTTGATAGTTGAGGCATGTTGAGGTCATAATAGTAGGCTTGTCTTATACGTCCTTGATTTACCTCTATGTATTGTTGGGTGCGGGGTACACAGCTCCATGGTGCCTAGGAGGTGTAGAGAATTCTCTTTGAAAAGATAAACACAGTTGCAACAATGAGCCTGAACATACCTGTACGCTTTGTTGGAATTTCTATTCGGTCCCACCGCTCTGCCACGGCTGCTTGGTGGGCTAATCACAGCTATCACCGAGTATGGCAACCCAAAGCGCTCTCGACTGGGCACAATCACCGGGGCTACTCGTCGGTTTCTTCGGGCCGGTCTTGGGCCTTTTTTGCGCCACCAAGAAGTCCGTTTGAAGTACGGCAGGCTAAACTTGGGGTTAATGGCTTCTTGTCTTCATACGCTGCTCAAAACAAGGTGTTGAGTAGTCACATAAAGGTAACGTCTGTGATCGGGTATagattaaaaaaactttaaaaacacaacaacttTTGGCTGTAATAATAtagcaaaaaaatcatttaatttcattaacatgcattcaaattcacgcgTTTTCCCACAATCCtctcaaactagggtttctttttagctctTAATGCATTCAATATTCGTTTTCATGCACACATGATTGCACTTTTCTCGTTCAGATTCGCTTTAgtcagtttattttatttataggttgtcaagactacactttgaccattcttaagttgaatttctactaCCTATTTGCAATTGATTCATTCAAATTAAAACCCATTGAAGCGAACATGATTTTGCTGCTGGTtcgagttttctttttcatttgtgTGCAACGAATTTTAACTtatttgcattcaaattaaagatgAGTTATGGCTTTATGAGTCAACTGGGAATTACAGCTCCTTTACTTGCACTACAGCATAGTTGCCCTTAAGAGGTGTTTCCATGTACTTGACGTTATATTTacatcatttgttttttttcttaattgaattttttcttcttcttgcttTGTCACCCCTGTATCTGAtaactttgaaattaaaactaacaCCTCTGCTTTTAGCCTTGAGTTTTTACTGCACTGGTATTTatgttgttgtctttgtttctgCTAATGTCAGGAACATGCCAAATTAGAGGTTAACAAGTTTTTTAAGGAAACAAAAAGcttaaaattacaaggggtcgttataaaatttataaaacaaattaatttcaatGATGTCTTGCTCTGTATACCGACCACGGCAGCCATTGTTCATAAACCGTTTGGCTTAAAGTCAAACCATTGTAGAAATGAGTTTTCCCTGAAAGTATCTGCCTTTATATAGGCAACAACGAATGAGTATAAGCACATAACATAGAACATGAATTTGAATGAAAACATTTAGAAAAAGGTTGGcaattaatgaaattgaatggttgaccagctcttCCTGCTGGCTTTAACGAAATTGACTGAGTCTTGCGGCCTGATGAAATTGAAAGATTttgtttgaccagtgaatgcttaaCTGTTGAACTTGAATAACtcttgaatgctgattcaaagTGCAGTCAATTTCAATACTAAAATGAATGAGCTAGGAGTTAAAATGGAtggagttttgtttaaattgaccGGGAAAACCTTACCTataataaagacatttataACTCGCAAAAACATATCCCCCAAAGGGGTGCTCAAGGCGCGCTAACAGGAAGACCAAATATTCAAAATGgcgtgtcatgtgttttcaattTTGGTCTTGAAACTGTCAACAGTCCCACATGTCTTTACAGATAGATAACTGGACGAATGGAGACCAGAGCGCGATATtgaaaccttttattattatttttttatctttCTGGAACTAAGAGGCTTTATCACATAAAATGCccaaaatgatttgttttgttagcTGTAGTAGATAgtgtgttttattgtttttacgTTATGGCCACAGTAAAATTGACAAGTTTATACAAATTATAGTTTACAATACATACACAAATAGTTTACATCTGAAAAATAAACAGTATATCGCAATTGAAGGCTACATTGAACGATAAAGTGACATAAACAAACCACCAACAAAACACACGAACGAAAGCAGCTACCCAatagtattaaagccattatacactttcggcacagaaaaaaaagttcacagatttacaaataacttacagggtttacagaaggtaatggtgaaagacttctcttgaaacattattccatgaaatgctttacttttcgagaaaacattaaaacaattatcaattctcgttgtcgagaattacgaatttattttaaatacatgtcacggcgaaacgtgcggaaacaagggtgggtttcccccgTTATTTTCATCCGACtccgattaccgattgagcctaaattttcacaggtttgttattttttatatcagttgtgatacacgaggtgtgggccttggacaatactgtttaccgaaagtgtccaatggctttaaatgccaCTCGATAAGTGCACGAGAGTATGAAGTCTGAAATCACCACAGTCCCTCgattctattcaattcaatttgaactgaattgaattcaaCAGAAAAGACCTCCTAACCCTACCCAGGCACGTTTTTCATGCTTCACGTATTATTATGTAGGACCAGATGATGGTTCGAGCAAAGGAAGCTTATTCATTGAGCTGTTATTTAAAACTTTATTTATACGCCGGTGTCGCATgtaattatgtcctctatgcaatactatcccgaatacattattgcatatgcaataatgtgcgccggacggttttgcatatgcaatcgtgtccgcctggacgctgctgcatattgcaattgtgtccgcccggacacatttgcatatgcagttgtgtccgccccggtGCAAAACCGTcgttgcagtaaattaaacgcccttataaatcattgtgagaaacagctccctctgaagtgacgtagtttttgagacaaagaagtaatttgtcaccgtccttgcagtaaattaaacgcccttggtcgacggaacacgttcgccatttttttatacaatctataagtgcatgtcatgaatgacgtgggaaatgttcggccatCCGCTACAATCATaaaatacatgaatattcatgctacacgtaggttcagtgcatgcacgctcgcttacgcgaaCAGTCACGTACATGtgcgccggacggtttttgcatagccccggacacgattgcataatatgcaaaagtctccggagcggacagtattgcatggcggacacaattgcatctgccACTGGTCCTTCTAGGAATAACATTTGTTTATACCTTCCCCTTCCTCCAACAAGACACCACCAATCATTCTTGgctcaatcttttttttgtttatagctCCATGGCTCAATGCACGCGCTTGCTCAATAACCTAGACTTGATTCTAAGTCTGCGATCGTGGCTGTAAGTCTACCCGATCGATAGCCGATACACTGTTGCCTGAAATAGCGCCATTTAGAGTGATATTTTTCGATAACCACTGTACttcgagtgattttttttctgcaaatgaattaaaaacaatatccAAAGCTGATGTACTTTTTACCACGTAAAGTCTTTATTGACATCGATTTTTAGAGAAATTTCCAAACGTATATACGGACCCTTAAAGtttcctgcagccgatttcacgaaacgctaggattaatcctatctcgagttaggacgagtaacccgtcctactTTAGGATGGGTtaaatgcgtcctaacgtctatggatacggaacttaactcgtccgtAGTCCTAATATtaagtttggaagagtttggtgaaatcgacggcagtacaCTATCAACCGTGAGTTCGAAAAGAAaccttaaaaacaaacaacaacaaacaagagAACGAACAACACAAACAGGCAGGGCCCGGCACATATCATTATGACATGGCAAAACGTATTCCACAATAATAGCATTAACTGTTTTGTTTATCATCGTTTTATGACAGCAATGGGGGTCAGCTGGTTGTCGTGAGTGGCGCAAAGTCTAAGTTTAcaccaaaaaacaaatgcaCTCAAATTTAGTTGGTCGCCGAGAGCACGATCTTATCTAGTTTCCAGACCtctggaccccccccccccttaaaaaaaacatcgcCCGGACAAAGGTCAAAATGAATAACTTCGCAAAACTGAACGAACGCACTTTAGGGCTATTGTACCATTATCACATgccctgaccccccccccccccaaaaaaaaaaaaaaagaagaagaagaaaaaaaaaaaaaaaaaaaaaaacaacacaaaacccCCAAAACCCAAATTAGAACATGTTAGTCATTTTGTGTTTCAACTTTTTCGTTCCCGAACTAAGGTCTGTAGCGTGAGTCTATAAGTTTTGGGTGAGTGctgtataaaacatttcaaattaaaccaatgacTAAATTTTGGCaactaaaaaaatatcaaattctattcataaaaacctcagatagtttcgctattcctattggtggagagaacgtcacgtgggtgtgtattaaacctttgtttatgaacagtaaaaagtgttgaaacatgtgcGTGACACGCAAACTTGCACATGTGCTtaaaagacagtttcttcattcctattggttggaAGCAACGGCTAAAAAACAGTAAGTGCCACGTACATCACGGGATACGTGCGACGCGCacatcattcccttataaggagttgtttacccgagggcggcggagggcctaaccattttatagctggaggggtgttgtgttgaaagaaatcattgaaaaattatagtttttgcattattttattatttgagcaaaattgttgttgatgttttttgaccgaaaatgtatttatgaatgggaatcaaagtgaaatgaaaaatttgtctcccataaatggccgaccgtgttagtcgacgatgtaaactaaaaccgtgcaattttgaggcatgtatgtgtggatcattgtattctacttttaatacatctttctacccattttGCACTTGATAATAAACGtttacagacgcttttcaaagggggggaccaactcgaccgatccaatgcattgtgttcctttaaaatgcagtggtaattactcaaaatattgtacagcataaaacctcaattggttacgagtaatgggatagtataagacattgtgagaaatggctccctctgaagtgacgtatttaaaaaaataaattgattttccacgaatttgattttgagacctcagatttagaattttaggtctcgaaatcaagcatccgaaagcacacaaattcgtgtgtcaagtttttttttctttcatagttatctcgcaacttcgacgaccaattgagctcaagtttccacaggtatgttattttgtgcatataatgttgagatacaccaactttgaaggctagtctttgacaattaccagtagagTCCACTGCCGGATatgcgattttttttaaattataaacgTTAAGTAATAAATTACACAGGAAACTGAGTGGGTAAAGAggattgaaactttgcatggttgaaatTTAACTAAAAAGTGGTTTGCGGATCCCTGTTGGTTCttaaaaagaaccggtggttaacaacTCACCGTTTCGATCactatgctctgatcgtcttcagtaAAAGTGTTGTAAATAGTTTTGGGTTTTGTGTTCTCGTTGACTCACAGGTCGAAGCCTTGTCAAAAGATGACACCCGCGGCGTCGTAGCGGTAACCTGGTCCGACGGTGAGAATCAAGACTACCCATTTATCTGGCTCCGGGACAACTGCCTCTGCAGCCAGTGCTACCACTCCGAATCACAGTGCCGTCTCTCATT
The sequence above is drawn from the Asterias amurensis chromosome 13, ASM3211899v1 genome and encodes:
- the LOC139946393 gene encoding PDZ domain-containing protein GIPC3-like; the protein is MPLFPKKKDKKQKGGLTEQEQQPENDVNNSKSYPTGPTPAPPSVTQQPQTTNGGQAPAGEQQQPQRRLVFYAQLAHGSPTARIEGFGNVRELYEEIAKAFVIPATDILFCTLNTHKVDMERLLGGQIGLEDLIVAHVKGVPKSIQCMKSVASLGLTITDNGAGYAFIKRIKEGSVMEGLSTVLVGDHIESINNKSMIGARHFEVAKEFKELPVGLEFSVALIEPMKAFTKIAPRSAPASQPAPVAAMPTDDQVKTGRETLRLRNTGPAEVVTEELNNFESMAITKCDDLLESYIGIRDESLAETLVGLFKGKTDFSDFMKAVEEELGELDFPEEFIFDLWGVMGDVKDGRI